One Primulina huaijiensis isolate GDHJ02 chromosome 8, ASM1229523v2, whole genome shotgun sequence genomic region harbors:
- the LOC140981983 gene encoding multifunctional methyltransferase subunit TRM112 homolog A-like — MRLLTHNMLSSNIKGVTNGFPLRIEAEKVVEKTVDFNADFLKNMFAKVEWNALVEASKTMGYFELPDNVESSMLESDEFLQKFHHALLELHLEEGALICPETGRKFPVSKGIPNMLLHEDEV, encoded by the coding sequence ATGAGGCTCTTAACCCATAATATGTTATCATCAAATATCAAAGGTGTGACTAATGGCTTCCCATTACGGATTGAAGCAGAGAAAGTAGTAGAAAAGACGGTGGATTTCAATGCCGACTTCTTAAAGAACATGTTTGCAAAGGTTGAATGGAATGCTTTGGTGGAGGCCTCGAAAACCATGGGTTACTTTGAGCTACCCGACAATGTGGAATCCTCCATGCTTGAATCTGATGAGTTCCTTCAGAAGTTCCATCATGCCCTCCTCGAGCTTCACCTTGAAGAGGGTGCATTAATTTGTCCTGAGACGGGTCGTAAGTTTCCTGTGAGTAAGGGGATTCCTAATATGCTTCTTCATGAAGACGAGGTTTGA
- the LOC140981985 gene encoding ubiquitin-related modifier 1 homolog 1, with amino-acid sequence MQLTLEFGGGLELLCNSVKIHEVNVDLKAEENQQLTMKHLLSWVRTNLIKERPEMFMKGDTVRPGVLVLVNDCDWELSGQLDTILEEKDVVVFISTLHGG; translated from the exons ATGCAGCTCACGCTCGAATTTGG TGGTGGACTGGAACTTCTCTGCAATTCTGTGAAGATTCATGAAGTAAATGTCGACCTAAAGGCTGAAGAAAACCAG CAACTAACTATGAAACACTTGCTCTCTTGGGTTCGCACCAATTTGATTAAGGAAAGGCCtgaaatgtttatgaaaggGGATACTGT AAGACCTGGAGTTTTGGTCCTCGTGAATGACTGTGATTGGGAACTCAGCGGACAGCTTGATACAATCTTGGAGGAGAAAGACGTCGTCGTTTTCATCTCAACATTGCACGGAGGATAA
- the LOC140982251 gene encoding synaptonemal complex protein 1-like: MSRILGLSGLKSFEQFKYQPGSKSGGVKAKTLPISLDSVSTRSFSNLKSTAEKLVKEQASAKTDLEHANSKLKKQTEQIQVLEEKLQTALNENAKLKVKQKEDEKLWKGLDSKFFLTKTLCDQLDETLQQLTVQVHDAEKDKAYFEDKLSETSVSLDKLHEQMKSMSLRLDSSEETVKIRGQELVQLRLAKEQMEKSFLDDKNKTTIQLEEKDNKIKQLEEANDCNQLALKSLTSKLEELQVELRVKEEDLLHLRNSQEKLVKDNMDILSSKNDFANRLETAVMELKNLEDFVNLLVERVTELESQSLTFYEKVIQLNVLYDSCLELAKKEKELAALSAQQKFDQILYQSICVTSEKNTLQLVNQELNGKVLEFQKDQEFAMVRHAEDCRLAEEKIRKLESEAEVLLSKQTEMQAFIAQLEDTVKISLENSRLSEKEMKDLLLKLSKVENDSNNLIKGLKADILEKQEEIDLSKKDIEKNEENLVSLEKRVSELDIALEEKDHLILELKTREKQLEDQKEEIKESLTDAVNNLEEAKNQYEQLFESKQIELSKHLKEISLRNDQAINDIRKKYEVEKQESVNHEKEKADRAIRDMEKQLDEKIAENKKESREYLVCVQEEHAALIGRIQQEYSSKEMTLISKHCEELRRSQIQAETELREKTASLRSDHEAQLRALRCEHQDESRRLEEELDILKTKEERQRALLQLQWKVMGDNPQGDQEVNSKKTRKSGSGKRIKHDLDRTKGDEKDSPYQKESQTPVSNLLKRVEKENQGSVMSLPKHSRKVTHHEYEIETSNGRTITKRRKTKSTVMFGDPRKHGNRATPKAKTPNQATKGTKGGGQQNPSKLGDLFSEGSLNPYADDPYAFD; encoded by the exons ATGAGTCGGATATTAGGACTGTCAGGCTTGAAAAGCTTCGAACAGTTCAAGTATCAGCCAGGTTCTAAGTCTGGAGGTGTGAAAGCGAAGACACTTCCGATCTCCTTGGACTCGGTTTCCACTAGAAGCTTCTCCAATCTGAAGAGTACTGCAG AAAAGTTGGTCAAAGAACAAGCTTCTGCGAAAACTGACCTCGAACATGCA AATTCTAAGCTCAAGAAACAGACAGAGCAAATTCAAGTACTAGAAGAGAAATTGCAAACTGCACTCAATGAAAACGCAAAGCTAAAAGTGAAGCAGAAAGAAGATGAGAAGCTCTGGAAAGGACTTGACTCTAAGTTCTTTTTGACAAAGACGTTGTGCGATCAACTCGATGAAACATTGCAGCAATTAACTGTTCAGGTTCACGATG CTGAGAAAGATAAGGCATATTTTGAAGATAAACTGTCTGAAACATCAGTTTCCCTTGATAAATTACATGAGCAGATGAAGTCTATGTCCTTGAGGTTGGACTCTTCGGAAGAAACAGTTAAAATTC GGGGCCAAGAACTTGTGCAACTTCGTCTTGCTAAGGAACAAATGGAGAAATCTTTCCTGGATGACAAGAATAAGACAACCATCCAGCTTGAGGAGAAAG ATAACAAGATTAAACAATTGGAAGAAGCTAATGACTGTAATCAGCTGGCTTTGAAAAGTTTGACCTCTAAGTTGGAAGAGTTGCAAGTTGAATTGAGAGTAAAAGAAGAAGACCTGCTACATTTGAGAAACTCCCAAGAAAAATTGGTGAAAGATAACATGGATATACTATCTAGCAAAAACGACTTTGCTAACAGGTTAGAAACAGCAGTCATGGAGCTCAAGAATCTTGAAGATTTTGTCAATTTGCTTGTTGAGAGGGTTACAGAATTGGAGAGTCAAAGCCTAACCTTTTACGAAAAAGTCATCCAGCTTAATGTTTTATATGATTCGTGTCTTGAGCTAGCTAAGAAAGAGAAAGAACTTGCTGCTCTGAGTGCTCAACAAAAGTTTGATCAGATCCTCTACCAATCTATATGTGTCACATCAGAGAAAAATACTTTACAATTGGTTAATCAGGAATTGAATGGTAAAGTCCTTGAGTTTCAGAAAGATCAGGAATTCGCAATGGTGCGGCATGCAGAAGATTGCCGGTTGGCAGAAGAGAAAATCCGGAAATTGGAATCCGAAGCAGAAGTACTTTTATCTAAGCAGACTGAAATGCAAGCCTTCATAGCCCAATTAGAGGATACTGTGAAGATTTCATTAGAAAACTCAAGATTGTCTGAGAAAGAAATG AAAGATTTGTTGCTGAAACTTTCCAAGGTAGAGAATGATAGTAATAATCTTATCAAAGGGTTAAAGGCAGACATCCTAGAAAAGCAAGAAGAAATCGATCTTTCGAAGAAGGATATTgagaaaaatgaagaaaatttaGTATCACTTGAAAAAAGAGTCAGTGAGCTTGATATTGCGTTGGAGGAGAAGGACCACTTAATTTTGGAACTCAAGACGAGAGAAAAACAGTTGGAAGATCAGAAAGAAGAG ATCAAGGAATCACTGACTGATGCTGTAAATAACCTAGAAGAAGCGAAGAATCAATACGAACAGTTGTTCGAAAGTAAACAAATAGAGTTGTCAAAGCATTTGAAAGAAATATCTCTGAGAAATGACCAG GCAATTAATGATATACGAAAGAAGTATGAGGTGGAGAAGCAGGAGAGTGTTAATCATGAAAAAGAAAAG GCCGATAGAGCTATCAGGGATATGGAAAAGCAACTGGATGAAAAGATAgcggaaaataaaaaagaatctCGAGAATACTTGGTTTGTGTACAAGAAGAACATGCTGCATTG ATTGGCCGCATTCAGCAGGAATACAGTAGCAAAGAAATGACCCTCATATCTAAGCACTGTGAAGAACTAAGACGCTCCCAAATTCAAGCTGAAACTGAGCTCAGAGAG AAAACAGCGTCACTTAGGTCTGACCATGAGGCTCAGCTACGAGCTTTGAGGTGTGAGCACCAAGACGAGTCCAGAAGACTCGAGGAGGAGTTGGATATTCTGAAAACCAAG GAAGAGCGGCAGAGGGCATTACTGCAACTGCAATGGAAAGTAATGGGTGACAACCCACAAGGCGACCAGGAAGTGAACTCTAAAAAG ACGAGAAAATCTGGCAGTGGCAAGAGAATTAAGCATGATCTGGACAGAACAAAAGGCGATGAAAAG GATTCCCCCTACCAGAAAGAATCTCAAACACCAGTGTCAAATTTGTTGAAAAGGGTGGAAAAAGAAAACCAGGGAAGCGTAATGAGTCTTCCTAAGCATAGTAGGAAG GTCACTCACCATGAATATGAAATTGAAACATCAAATGGAAGAACAATCACAAAGCGTAGAAAAACCAAGAGCACAGTAATGTTTGGG GACCCAAGAAAGCACGGGAATAGAGCTACGCCAAAAGCTAAGACTCCCAATCAAGCAACTAAG GGAACTAAAGGTGGAGGCCAACAAAATCCTTCCAAGTTAGGCGATTTGTTCTCAGAAGGATCTCTTAATCCTTATGCTGATGATCCCTATGCATTTGATTAG